In Phyllobacterium zundukense, one DNA window encodes the following:
- a CDS encoding NUDIX hydrolase — translation MPDGRIRQVAALVYRVKKERPEILLITSRGTGRWVLPKGWPQIGKTFAQSARTEAFEEAGVRGDIAPLSIGTYTYEKHDMYDGEVGDFIVDVFPMLFSRQQKNWPERGERRLEWVSVEESVQRVEEPGLKALLATFDPKLLGPAKH, via the coding sequence ATGCCAGATGGCAGAATTCGCCAGGTTGCAGCGCTCGTCTATCGCGTCAAGAAGGAACGGCCTGAAATTCTCCTGATTACCAGCCGTGGTACAGGCCGGTGGGTCTTGCCCAAGGGCTGGCCGCAGATCGGCAAGACCTTTGCCCAATCTGCCCGAACAGAGGCTTTCGAGGAGGCCGGCGTGCGTGGCGACATAGCCCCATTGTCTATCGGCACATATACCTACGAAAAGCATGATATGTACGACGGCGAAGTTGGCGATTTCATTGTCGACGTCTTTCCAATGCTTTTCTCGCGCCAGCAGAAGAATTGGCCCGAGCGCGGTGAGCGCCGGCTGGAATGGGTCAGTGTCGAGGAATCTGTGCAACGCGTCGAGGAGCCAGGTTTGAAGGCTCTTCTTGCAACCTTCGATCCGAAACTGCTGGGCCCCGCCAAGCACTGA